A single region of the Cyanobacteria bacterium FACHB-DQ100 genome encodes:
- a CDS encoding response regulator, producing the protein MIDIPLIKVLLIEDNPGDARLLQELLVEVRSARFELIQVERLSQGLQQLQAQSFDVILLDLSLPDAQGLETFIQLHQRDRNTPIVVITGLNDETLANHAVQSGAQDYLVKDQVTGDVLVRSIRYAIERKRAEQKIREQAALLDIATDAILVQDLDGRILFWNKGAERLYGWCAAEIVGRTHESLSPNSEFAPRAAQSILFEQGEWSGELQRTTKSGKTVTVESRWSLVRGDDDQPKSILVVSTDVTEKKKLEAQFLRVQRMESIGTLASGLAHDLNNILTPILATAQLLQFKFPHLDERNQRLLKMLETNAKRGAALVKQVLLFARGVEGEQAVLQLEPLILETQQIAQETFPKSITIETKIAGSLWSIGGNATQLHQVLMNLCVNARDAMPDGGTLTISAENQLVDQAYAQANLDARVGSFVKLTVADTGTGIPPEVVDRIFEPFFTTKEIGKGTGLGLSTVLGIIQGHGGFVSVNSKVGQGTQFDLFLPAVMAMNVQEPQAAEILSGHEELVLIVDDEAAIRESSKALLEAYHYQVLTAANGSEAIALYHQHQKDIQVVLVDMMMPVMDGATTIDRLYEINSQVKVIAISGIVSRSQTAATKEADRFLQKPYTAEELLSTMRQVCGAIA; encoded by the coding sequence ATGATAGATATCCCTTTGATTAAAGTGTTGCTGATCGAAGACAATCCTGGCGATGCTCGGTTATTGCAGGAGCTGTTGGTTGAGGTGCGCTCAGCCCGATTTGAGTTGATTCAGGTTGAGCGATTAAGCCAGGGCTTACAACAGCTTCAGGCACAGAGCTTTGATGTCATTTTGCTCGATCTGTCTTTACCGGATGCCCAAGGACTAGAGACGTTTATTCAATTGCATCAGCGCGATCGCAACACTCCGATTGTAGTGATCACGGGGTTGAATGATGAGACTCTGGCGAACCATGCGGTGCAAAGTGGCGCACAGGATTATCTAGTAAAAGATCAAGTCACGGGCGATGTGCTGGTGCGATCGATTCGATATGCGATCGAGCGTAAACGCGCCGAACAAAAGATTCGAGAGCAAGCAGCACTGCTGGATATTGCCACCGATGCGATTTTAGTTCAGGATTTAGACGGACGGATCTTATTCTGGAATAAGGGTGCAGAGCGGCTCTACGGCTGGTGTGCGGCGGAAATTGTCGGTCGAACTCATGAATCGCTTTCTCCCAACTCCGAGTTTGCCCCTAGAGCGGCTCAGAGCATCCTCTTTGAGCAGGGAGAATGGTCAGGCGAGCTGCAACGTACCACTAAGAGCGGCAAAACTGTCACCGTCGAGAGCCGTTGGTCGCTGGTGCGCGGCGATGATGATCAGCCAAAATCAATCTTAGTCGTGAGTACCGATGTCACCGAGAAGAAGAAGCTAGAGGCGCAGTTTTTGCGAGTTCAGCGCATGGAAAGCATTGGAACTTTAGCGAGCGGTCTAGCGCATGACCTCAACAACATTCTCACACCGATTCTAGCAACCGCACAATTGTTACAGTTTAAGTTTCCGCATCTGGACGAACGGAATCAGCGATTGTTAAAGATGTTGGAGACGAACGCGAAGCGTGGAGCTGCTTTAGTGAAGCAGGTTCTATTGTTTGCCCGCGGAGTTGAGGGCGAACAAGCCGTACTGCAATTAGAACCTTTGATTCTTGAAACACAGCAGATTGCCCAGGAAACCTTTCCAAAGTCGATCACGATCGAAACCAAAATCGCCGGGAGCTTATGGTCGATCGGGGGTAACGCAACCCAGCTTCATCAGGTGCTTATGAACCTCTGTGTGAATGCCCGTGATGCGATGCCAGACGGCGGAACACTAACCATTTCGGCTGAAAATCAATTAGTTGATCAAGCGTATGCCCAAGCAAATCTGGATGCGCGAGTGGGTTCGTTTGTAAAACTCACGGTTGCCGACACCGGAACAGGCATTCCTCCGGAGGTCGTCGATCGCATCTTTGAGCCGTTTTTTACGACAAAAGAGATTGGTAAAGGAACAGGTCTTGGTCTTTCGACGGTGCTAGGAATTATCCAAGGTCACGGTGGGTTTGTGAGCGTCAACAGTAAGGTAGGGCAGGGAACGCAGTTCGATCTATTTTTGCCCGCAGTAATGGCAATGAATGTTCAGGAACCCCAAGCCGCAGAAATTTTGTCCGGACATGAAGAGTTGGTGCTGATTGTGGATGATGAAGCGGCAATTCGAGAAAGCAGCAAGGCTTTGTTAGAGGCGTATCATTATCAAGTGTTAACCGCAGCTAACGGTAGCGAAGCGATCGCTCTCTATCATCAGCATCAAAAGGATATCCAGGTCGTGCTGGTGGATATGATGATGCCGGTGATGGATGGTGCAACCACAATCGATCGACTGTATGAAATTAACTCACAGGTTAAAGTGATTGCAATCAGTGGCATTGTTTCGCGATCGCAAACGGCGGCAACGAAAGAGGCGGATCGATTCTTGCAAAAGCCTTATACGGCTGAAGAGCTTCTAAGTACGATGCGCCAAGTGTGTGGGGCGATCGCTTAA
- a CDS encoding response regulator has product MNSSLDRQVEILLIEDNPGDVRLTEEVLKEGKIFSRLSVVEDGVQAIDFLHHQGRFARVPRPDLILLDLNLPRKSGREVLEEIKLSSDFRRIPVVVLTTSQAEEDILRAYDFHANCYITKPIDLEQFIKVVRSIEAFWLTTVKLPPE; this is encoded by the coding sequence TTGAACAGCTCTCTTGATCGACAAGTCGAGATTTTGCTCATTGAAGACAACCCTGGCGATGTCAGGCTCACCGAAGAAGTTTTGAAAGAAGGAAAAATCTTCAGCCGTTTAAGCGTGGTTGAAGATGGGGTGCAAGCGATCGACTTTTTGCACCACCAAGGAAGATTCGCCCGTGTGCCTCGCCCGGATTTGATTTTGCTGGATTTAAATTTGCCGCGCAAATCCGGGCGAGAAGTGCTAGAAGAAATAAAGCTCAGTTCTGACTTTAGACGGATTCCAGTTGTTGTCTTGACCACTTCTCAAGCCGAGGAAGATATTCTCCGCGCTTATGACTTTCACGCCAATTGTTACATTACAAAACCAATCGACCTCGAACAATTTATAAAAGTGGTTCGATCGATAGAGGCATTCTGGCTAACCACTGTGAAACTTCCACCAGAATAA
- a CDS encoding response regulator, giving the protein MIDQRGSMSEPGVILVVDDTLTNLEVLFESLNNANLRILVAEDGESAISIANYARPDLILLDILMPEMDGFETCRQLKANHTTAEIPVIFMSALTETIDKVKGFSLGAVDYITKPFQQEEVLARVQTHLRLQQLARQLRERMAQEQAARAEAEAQRNRANNILESITDSFFALDQNWHFTYVNSQAELTLQRKREDLIGKNIWDEFPEAVGAEFYQQYHRVRTEQVAVKFEAFYAPLNAWMAVHAYPAKDGISVYFQDISDRHRKQQELDRLYQRSQLFADVTLKVRQSLNVDEVMQTAVAEVQELLQTDRVLIYRLWADGTGSGVAEAVLPGWTPVLGRKFPEEVFPLTHRERYRQGRIAKISDVKNQQEKVAGCLIEFVQQFQVRAKLVVPILIKSELWGLLIAHHCRSPRTWTEFETELLQQLADQVGIALNQAQLLEQETRNSQELARSNADLQQFAYIASHDLQEPLRMITSYLQLLERRYKDQLDESANDFISYAVDGAARMKTLINDLLAYSRVQTRGKPFELVDCNESVEQAIANLKLAIEDNRATLTCDPLPEVRADRTQMIQLFQNLISNALKFHCAEAPMIRISAEPRSEEWLFRVQDNGIGIEAQYAERIFVIFQRLHNRTEYPGTGIGLAVCKKIIERHGGTIWVESQTGKGSTFCFTIASHP; this is encoded by the coding sequence ATGATTGATCAGCGAGGCAGTATGTCTGAGCCAGGCGTAATTTTAGTGGTCGATGATACTTTGACCAATTTGGAAGTTTTGTTTGAGTCTTTGAACAATGCAAATCTCCGGATTTTAGTTGCAGAAGATGGAGAAAGCGCAATCTCTATTGCAAACTATGCGCGACCCGATCTGATTTTGCTAGATATTCTCATGCCTGAGATGGATGGCTTTGAAACCTGCCGCCAGCTAAAAGCAAATCATACAACCGCAGAAATTCCAGTCATCTTTATGTCAGCCCTGACTGAAACGATCGATAAAGTGAAGGGCTTCAGCTTGGGGGCTGTCGATTACATTACAAAACCCTTTCAGCAAGAAGAAGTTCTTGCCCGGGTGCAAACACACCTCCGGCTTCAGCAACTGGCACGGCAACTCAGGGAGCGAATGGCACAGGAACAAGCCGCTAGAGCCGAAGCTGAAGCCCAACGCAACCGCGCCAACAATATTCTCGAAAGCATTACCGATAGCTTTTTTGCGTTGGATCAAAACTGGCACTTCACGTATGTCAATAGTCAAGCAGAATTGACGTTGCAAAGAAAACGAGAAGACTTAATCGGCAAGAACATCTGGGACGAATTTCCTGAAGCTGTGGGGGCCGAGTTTTATCAGCAATACCATCGGGTTCGGACTGAGCAAGTTGCGGTTAAGTTTGAAGCCTTCTATGCTCCTTTGAACGCCTGGATGGCGGTTCATGCTTATCCAGCCAAAGATGGAATTTCAGTGTATTTTCAAGACATCAGCGATCGCCATCGCAAACAACAAGAACTCGATCGCCTGTATCAACGATCGCAGCTGTTTGCGGATGTCACGCTAAAGGTGCGCCAATCGCTCAATGTCGATGAGGTGATGCAAACGGCAGTCGCTGAGGTGCAGGAACTTTTGCAAACCGATCGCGTTTTAATCTATCGCTTGTGGGCAGATGGAACGGGCAGCGGAGTGGCTGAAGCTGTTTTACCCGGTTGGACACCCGTACTGGGACGAAAGTTTCCTGAAGAAGTGTTTCCACTCACCCACCGGGAGCGATATCGCCAGGGCAGAATTGCCAAAATCTCGGACGTGAAGAATCAGCAGGAGAAGGTGGCAGGATGCCTGATCGAATTTGTGCAACAGTTCCAGGTTCGAGCCAAGTTAGTTGTGCCCATTTTGATTAAGTCAGAACTCTGGGGATTGCTGATTGCTCATCACTGTCGATCGCCGCGAACCTGGACAGAGTTTGAAACTGAATTGCTTCAGCAACTTGCCGATCAAGTCGGAATTGCGTTGAATCAAGCACAGCTTCTAGAGCAAGAAACCCGCAACTCGCAGGAACTAGCGCGATCGAACGCAGATTTGCAGCAATTCGCTTACATTGCCTCTCACGACTTACAAGAACCGCTAAGAATGATCACCAGCTATCTGCAATTGTTGGAGCGGCGCTATAAAGACCAATTAGACGAAAGCGCTAACGACTTTATTAGCTATGCGGTTGATGGTGCAGCCCGGATGAAGACGCTGATTAATGATTTGCTCGCGTATTCACGAGTGCAAACTCGGGGTAAGCCGTTTGAGCTAGTGGACTGCAACGAAAGTGTCGAGCAAGCGATCGCCAATCTAAAACTTGCGATCGAAGACAATCGAGCAACCCTGACTTGCGATCCTCTGCCTGAAGTGAGGGCGGATCGAACTCAGATGATTCAGCTCTTTCAGAATTTGATCAGCAATGCGTTGAAGTTTCATTGTGCTGAGGCTCCGATGATTCGGATTTCGGCCGAGCCGCGATCGGAAGAATGGCTGTTTCGGGTTCAGGACAATGGCATCGGCATTGAAGCGCAGTACGCCGAGCGAATTTTTGTGATTTTCCAGCGATTGCACAACCGCACTGAATATCCAGGGACAGGCATCGGACTTGCAGTTTGTAAAAAAATTATTGAGCGGCATGGTGGAACAATATGGGTAGAGTCTCAGACTGGAAAAGGTTCAACGTTCTGTTTTACTATTGCATCCCACCCTTGA